The Musa acuminata AAA Group cultivar baxijiao chromosome BXJ1-8, Cavendish_Baxijiao_AAA, whole genome shotgun sequence genomic sequence AATGTGTTTGGCTGATCTATTTTCTCAGGTAAACAATTTTTCATTAAGTTAAGTTGTAAATTTTAAGCCAGTGTTATAATATCATTTGATGAGAGTTCAACATACAAACAGTATCTGGCCTCTTATTCTTGTTGTACATTCTGTTGACAATCTTTTTGGTTTTTGGTTCTGGTGTAATATTTGATGTGTTTAACTTTAAACTTGCATGCTGTGACTTTGTGCACTTTTGCTTAATTCTGGAATTAGTTACTATAGTGTAACGATTTAAATGTGTTTTCGcagcccttttttttctttcttttatgaaTTCTAATATTTTAGTTAACAAAGATTAAGCTAACTGATTTGTTGATTTGAGATTGGAATCTCATACTTCTCCGCTGCAGTTAAGCCTATTACCTCAGTTTTGGAGTGACATCTGTAGTCAGGGAGTGTACATACAAATGGTGTTCAAAGTAACTGTTGCTATCAATTTATGAAGCACTTGCTACATCTGTTATGTTTTTGAAAGCAGATGTATTGGCTCTGAGAGCTTTGCATATTTGACTTCTACTGGATCTTTTCTAGGTTAATTACAAAGTGAACGgatatttatgaagaaatttcaaGAGGTACATAGCTTAACTTATTTTAACATAAGATGTTTCACGAGCACATAATTAAGACCTTCTAGATTAGGTTTGAGTGGTATGATTCttcattttttcttaatttttgaagAATGTCATAATCCTAATTTTTTTCCACAAGGATTTGTTTGTTGACCATCACATACTGATAATTGGAAAATTGCTTCTGGATGGAAGCTTTGGAGAGTACTTTGCAAAACTGAGATACAAATATGACAACTAGGTGGTATGTCAAACATACAGAGTTGTTTGCCATGTCCACTAGTAAGACTGCTTTCACATTTAGGATAATTTCAGCAATTGCATGATCTTATACACTAATACTAATACGGTAATACCTAAATGTTTGATCTTGACACTGCTCCTAAAATTCAGCCAGTCCATTAGCATTTTGACTTTTTCCTTGCCAAGACAACTTTTACATGAAGAAGATTGTGATTATGATGTTTCTATCAATCAAATTGTATCAGCCCGTGTAGATGACCTATAATAGTTATTGAAAAGCCTAGTTAATTATTATGTCAGAATACTATTGGTTTAGTTTTGTAGTATGTTTATGCCAAATCTTCTGAGGAGTTTATGTCTTGGTTGGTACCCTGTGCAGATTAGTTCCCAAAAGAAAAAAACTGGTGTTATTGCTCCAAAGCGATTTGTGTATAGAGTGAAGAAACAGAATGAGATTTTCCGCGGATACATGCACCAGGTAATTGAAATTGACTTGCTAATTTGTTAATAGCATAGGCATTAGTTGGACTTTCTGGCTGTTCTAGGGATATACTTAATCTATTTATTTGTGGAACATAGATTGTGCTTGATTGTTCACTTTGGACTATCTTCCCTATGCTAACTAGAATTTTAGTGAACTTTAAAATTTAAACTAAATtatgatgcaaaattattgattATCATCCTCTTGTTTTTCTTCTCATCAATTTCCTCCTATTAAACTCTCAAATATGCCTCTATATAAGTCGCTTCTGTGAATTATAGTAACATGATAATTGCATCTTCAGCTTTAATTCATTTGCAGAACGTATCTATTCTTGTCTACCTGATTTGTTGAGAAAGGCCACAGTGATCTGTTTATTTTTTATGTGGAATGTCTTCTTTCAGTTAATGGTCCATAAATTCTATGATTTGGAAGGTATAGATAGGTATAATAGTAATTTTAGATGTTACCTCATCCCACAAATATGGAATTCATGGAAGATTGTGTTTTGAGTCACCACGTTCCTGTTATCCTAAAATGGATCATACCAAATATCTCTTGTTGCTACATCTTTGAGCATTGTGATTGTGCCAGCTAATATGACatcaaaatgatatttttttttcttttggcttcTCTAGGATGCTCATGAGTTTTTGAATTTCTTGCTGAACGAACTTGTTGATATTCTTGAAAAAGAGTCTAATGCTTTAAAAAGTCCCCCGGAGGCCTTGTCACCGTCTGAAAAGATTAGCAATGGACCAAGCCATCCTGTGATGAATGGTGTCAGAAAAGAGCCAATTGTTACGTGGGTTCACAAGAACTTTCAGGTGACCAAGTAGCCTGTTTCCTTATGCATCTTCTGTTAAATGTGACATGCATAAAGCTAAGTATGTGGTACTTGATGATGCTAACATTAACTGTATTCTTGTGTACAGGGCATATTGACTAATGAAACACGATGCTTATGTTGTGAAACTGTCACCGcaagggatgagatgttttttgaCTTGAGCCTTGATATTGAGCAAAATAGTTCTATAACAAGCTGCCTCAAAAACTTTTGTTCGACAGAAACTTTAAATGCTGAGGACAAGTTTTTCTGTGATAAGTGCTGCAGGTGCATTGCTATCTTCTTCTTTTGTGGTTCTTAATCTTGTTGCCTAATAAagcttaattttatttataataagcAATCAACTTCTTTTCTTTATCACGGTATCTGAATTTTCTCTAGAATTTAATTTTCTATTTACTAGAGATGACTGCCCTTTTCCACTTCTCGATAGTGCATCTGAGACAGGTAAGAATTATCTTCTGGTCTTTTGTTTCTTCTTGTACTAAAGTCACATCCCATGTGCTAACTGACTTACATGACATATGTTTGTCtcatttcataataaaatttgaaCTTGCCTGATATCTTTGACTTAGAGACTGCCTAATATCTTTGTCGCACCTTGTTCAATGACTGCAATTTATTAAAATCTTGTTTATCAATTTGGAGTGACTTCCAACTTTGCTGCAGCATGGAAGCAATGATAAGGCTTAAGTTACTAATAAGCAGATACTTTATTCATGGGATGGTAACTCaatcttttaaaatatttcttggttCGAATCATTGGCATGATTGTGTTTTTCTGCAAGAATCCTCATTGGCACTTTGAGATTGGATCATTTTGTGCTAGCTCTTTCTGAAGCATGGAATTTTGTTCTCCTGTGCAGTTTGCAGGAAGCACAGAAGCGAATGAAGATCAAGAAGCCACCACATATCCTTGTGATCCACCTCAAACGCTTTAAGTACATGGAGCAGCTTGGCCGGTACAAGAAGCTATCCTACCGTGTTGTGTTTCCCATGGAGCTGAAACTTAACACGGCCGAGGATGCAGACTCCGAGTACATTCTTTTTGCAGTTGTTGTCCATGTGGGGAGCGGCCCCAACCATGGTCACTATGTCAGCCTCGTCAAAAGCCACAACCACTGGTTGATGTTCGATGATGACAACATCGAAATGATTGATGAATCGACCGTGCAGACATTCTTTGGGTCCTCTCAGGAGTACCCAGGCAACACAGATCATGGTTACATCTTATTCTATGAGTGTCTTGGTGGAAAGAGTTAGAGAGCTAGCCTGTTGTGAACAATGATTTCTTGGGTGTTTTCTACCTTCAAAAGCTCATCCCAGTGTTCACTTGATGGAACAAACAGTATTGTGGGGTGCGATATTTTAGGTGGAAAAGCAGTGTACAGTAGTAGATGGTGGTGGAAACAAATAGCCCGTTGGTTCAAAAGAATAAAACAGAAATGTAGGTGGGTGGTGAGAGCTTTAGGAACAACTCTTGTATTCTTTTCCTTGTGGGCATGGATAAATAGAAGATAGAGGATTCGTTTCTCCCACTGCTCATTGTTGTTTGTGTAGGCCTGCCTGTACAATAACATGTCTGGTGACATAATTGAGCCAATAAATGCTTGTTTTATCACGTTACTATTGATGTGGATTATATTAGTGTGATTGGAACGAGAGCTGGCTTTTAAGACGAACTATTACTGTTATCGTTCTACTTCATCCTTACGAATCAGAAAACACCTTAAGATATCATAGCTATCTCTTAAGGAGATATTCCAGCAAGAAGATGACGAGTTCCAATTATCTTTTTGTTCATATATATAATTGAGTATCCTAATCCAACTTAAACTGACAATCTAACATGCTTAAAGTCTTTGAAAAAGTTCGAATTAGAAAAGAACTTTGAGATTGATTTTGTGCAAGGCATAGTAATTCGGGGGCATAAAATTTTTGGGAATTGAATTATTAATTAAGATGTCCATTTcgctattaatgatgattgttgaGGGAGGTATGAGTGATGCTTGTTAGGACAACATTTTGATTTCGTCTTCTTCCTTGCCACTCAATGATTGAACACCATCCGCTCAGCGTGGCACCCGTGGGACACCAGCTGGATTGATAGCACCTATTGATGATGAAGAAATCTTTCACATCACTAGTCGCGTCTCAAAAGCGACACGACTGACTTGTATCCTAATCCC encodes the following:
- the LOC135587715 gene encoding ubiquitin carboxyl-terminal hydrolase 4-like; protein product: MVMGAAGSKLEKVLGDQFPEGERYFGLENFGNTCYCNSVLQALYFCIPFREQLLDYYANNKNLGDAEENLLMCLADLFSQISSQKKKTGVIAPKRFVYRVKKQNEIFRGYMHQDAHEFLNFLLNELVDILEKESNALKSPPEALSPSEKISNGPSHPVMNGVRKEPIVTWVHKNFQGILTNETRCLCCETVTARDEMFFDLSLDIEQNSSITSCLKNFCSTETLNAEDKFFCDKCCSLQEAQKRMKIKKPPHILVIHLKRFKYMEQLGRYKKLSYRVVFPMELKLNTAEDADSEYILFAVVVHVGSGPNHGHYVSLVKSHNHWLMFDDDNIEMIDESTVQTFFGSSQEYPGNTDHGYILFYECLGGKS